From the genome of Triticum aestivum cultivar Chinese Spring chromosome 3B, IWGSC CS RefSeq v2.1, whole genome shotgun sequence, one region includes:
- the LOC123065216 gene encoding uncharacterized protein encodes MASPSSSGPRRRRAKRACVGDGSCSATESTVHVPADESSWRDWASLSFGPAWLIADRVLAGDVAQYVRFRAVCTAWRGCTADPSGDALDRRFHPRCWVMLRDVVTRGKRPRYRYSRFLNIATHEQIRMTIRGLDGRGGRLQIACTCVGLLVLVNKRTNGVFVLNPITGARADLPPLGSLLSSNTRDFVLPRAPGAGPLSAELTSDSAVVINFGGGGYQRMGIARPGDEHWTKVECEHRIGGSVLSFAGDVYCFTAGPSRTPLVLETSPDNPPRLVKSDKHPDDFINGFNDAISLMLA; translated from the exons ATGGCATCGCCATCGTCGAGCGGTCCTCGCCGCCGACGCGCGAAGCGCGCCTGCGTCGGTGATGGTTCGTGCTCCGCGACAGAGTCGACGGTGCATGTTCCCGCCGACGAATCGAGCTG GAGGGACTGGGCGAGCCTGTCGTTCGGGCCGGCGTGGCTGATCGCGGACCGCGTGCTCGCCGGAGACGTCGCCCAGTACGTGCGCTTCCGCGCGGTGTGcaccgcgtggcggggatgcaccGCGGACCCGAGCGGCGACGCCCTGGACCGCCGGTTCCACCCGCGCTGCTGGGTCATGCTCCGGGACGTCGTAACCCGTGGCAAGCGGCCTCGCTATCGCTACAGCCGCTTCCTGAACATCGCCACCCACGAGCAGATCCGGATGACAATCCGGGGGCTGGACGGCCGCGGCGGCCGACTACAAATCGCGTGCACGTGCGTGGGCCTGCTTGTCCTGGTAAACAAGAGGACCAACGGCGTGTTCGTGCTCAACCCGATCACCGGCGCCCGCGCCGATCTCCCGCCGCTGGGCTCGCTGCTGTCCAGCAACACGCGGGACTTTGTTCTCCCCAGAGCGCCCGGAGCGGGCCCCCTGAGTGCGGAGCTGACCAGTGATTCGGCGGTCGTGATCAACTTCGGCGGCGGCGGGTACCAGCGGATGGGCATCGCGAGACCTGGCGATGAGCACTGGACCAAGGTGGAGTGCGAACACCGGATCGGCGGCTCGGTCCTGTCGTTCGCAGGCGACGTCTACTGTTTCACGGCGGGTCCAAGTCGAACTCCCTTGGTGCTGGAGACCTCGCCAGACAATCCGCCGAGGCTAGTCAAGTCCGACAAACATCCTGACGACTTTATAAATGGTTTTAATGATGCTATCAGTTTAATGCTAGCCTAG